In the genome of candidate division KSB1 bacterium, one region contains:
- a CDS encoding T9SS type A sorting domain-containing protein, producing MQRWKLGRIFVLSAIIIAWGINDGFAQVKVTIADVAATPKSTASVAMLVSDLSNYEIISYQFEILYDSLVARAKGVAVEGTITAPWGSPAVNLDSAGRMLVGNFGTRPLSPGDTLLKLIFAVVGLPGDTSTIILKDFQFNNGNPMALSKNGRLKVLSPSGVAQPSPIVPRKAIYLSNSPEPFCDRTTIQMIQPSPGAIDIEIYNVLGQRIKRLGNFDSNRSLLEIDWDATDQQGGPVPAGIYFCMVRQFNRILAVDRMIFIK from the coding sequence ATGCAAAGGTGGAAGCTTGGGCGTATTTTCGTGCTCAGCGCCATCATCATTGCATGGGGGATCAATGATGGATTCGCGCAAGTCAAAGTTACAATCGCCGATGTTGCAGCGACGCCTAAAAGCACGGCCAGCGTGGCAATGTTGGTGAGCGATTTATCTAATTATGAGATCATTTCCTATCAATTTGAAATTTTGTATGATTCGCTGGTTGCTCGGGCGAAAGGGGTGGCAGTTGAAGGCACGATAACCGCGCCATGGGGCAGCCCCGCGGTCAATCTGGATAGCGCTGGCAGAATGCTCGTTGGCAATTTCGGGACGCGGCCGCTTTCGCCAGGCGATACACTGCTTAAACTCATCTTTGCGGTCGTCGGATTACCGGGCGATACGAGTACGATCATCCTAAAGGATTTTCAGTTCAACAATGGCAATCCCATGGCCCTATCGAAAAACGGGCGACTAAAAGTTCTATCGCCCAGCGGTGTGGCCCAGCCTTCGCCGATCGTACCGCGAAAAGCAATCTATCTCTCTAACTCGCCAGAGCCATTTTGCGACCGCACCACGATTCAAATGATTCAGCCTTCTCCAGGAGCAATCGATATTGAGATCTACAATGTACTTGGACAGCGGATCAAACGATTAGGAAACTTTGATTCAAATCGATCCTTGTTGGAGATCGACTGGGACGCGACCGACCAGCAAGGTGGACCAGTGCCGGCTGGCATCTATTTCTGTATGGTGAGACAATTCAATCGGATTCTGGCGGTTGATCGGATGATATTCATCAAGTGA
- a CDS encoding cohesin domain-containing protein: MVQLRFLIFGFILSMMAAMTQAQVQVTLPDTTANWNSSVTISIRVSDVTAYGIYSYEFILNYNALVLKPTAVDHNNTLASNWQKPEVNDSTKGVLVIGGYGANKLVGNGRLVNMTFQVIGQPDQVSDLTFSYFAFNDGRPTPTLSNGRVKVITNLVPVTITTNVLSGTEVVVDGSSHAAPYNTYWEKGSSHQISAPDLQTIGDRRYNYQSWSDQGAQTHTVSVTQPTTFTANYSTQYLLTIQTAHGTPQGSGWYNAGAVASFSIDSSLIENGDTKYLFVSWTGSGSGCYIGPLRKASVVMNNPIVQTANWSTQYYVDIRTDVGKSYGSGWYSPGALVAFGLDSSTIIRSDAHYRFQSWSGTGPNSYSGTNLSATITVAGPVVEQAIWDSEFLLVTGSLPEGVLQVPGAGWYAKGQSFTTIKAPDPLIVNQVSYRFKGWKVNGAIVPGNPVTVVMDGPKTVIADYSNDITVVVTTNVGSGTKVIVDGEEKNAPYTAQWIAGTRHGIGVVNVQNGAPGVRYSYVRWSHGGNQTQEVVPTMNTTYIAELATQYYLEVTDEPSGIANPKGTGWYLAGQLVILDSLIQNKIAGQTSYRFIKWQIDGADSLKKSVRLMMSQPRQAVAVYQKGFFISGNITFVGSNPKPLTLEVIGAENFSVRSDSNGYYVIAGLVNGDYTIRPRHPAFNIEPSQRSYKVNRNFENEYYFAFYITAISSPEGPTQSPDRFELYQNYPNPVADETVIEYAVKGYVPIRVAVYNILGQEIAQLVANRQPAGRYRVQWNRTDNHGARVPPGMYFYRIEAPNFVQIRKMIVL, translated from the coding sequence ATGGTGCAATTACGATTTCTGATATTTGGTTTTATTTTGTCCATGATGGCAGCGATGACGCAGGCTCAGGTGCAAGTCACCTTGCCAGACACCACGGCAAATTGGAATAGCTCGGTGACCATCTCCATCCGCGTTAGCGATGTCACTGCTTATGGCATTTATTCATATGAGTTCATTTTAAATTATAATGCTCTTGTCTTAAAGCCTACGGCGGTCGATCATAATAATACGCTTGCTTCGAATTGGCAAAAACCAGAGGTGAATGATTCAACCAAAGGTGTTTTGGTTATTGGTGGCTATGGAGCGAATAAGTTAGTGGGTAATGGCCGATTGGTCAATATGACATTTCAGGTGATCGGTCAACCCGATCAGGTGAGTGATTTGACATTTAGCTATTTTGCCTTCAATGATGGTAGGCCAACGCCAACATTGTCCAATGGTCGGGTGAAAGTCATCACCAATTTAGTACCGGTAACGATAACAACCAACGTACTATCTGGCACCGAGGTCGTGGTGGACGGGAGCTCGCATGCTGCGCCCTATAATACCTATTGGGAGAAAGGCAGCAGCCATCAGATCTCTGCGCCGGATCTGCAGACCATTGGAGATAGGCGATATAATTATCAGTCATGGAGTGATCAGGGGGCGCAAACTCATACCGTCTCAGTAACCCAACCAACTACATTTACCGCAAATTATAGCACCCAGTATCTGCTGACGATCCAGACAGCCCACGGCACGCCGCAGGGGAGCGGTTGGTATAATGCAGGTGCTGTGGCCAGTTTTTCCATCGATTCATCTCTTATTGAAAATGGGGATACAAAATATTTGTTTGTTTCTTGGACTGGCAGTGGCTCAGGTTGTTATATTGGGCCGTTGCGCAAGGCATCCGTGGTCATGAATAACCCAATTGTCCAAACAGCGAATTGGTCAACTCAATATTACGTGGATATTCGCACTGATGTTGGCAAATCTTATGGAAGCGGATGGTATTCTCCAGGAGCGCTAGTGGCATTTGGCCTCGATTCCTCAACCATTATTCGATCGGATGCTCATTATCGATTCCAATCCTGGTCTGGAACTGGGCCCAATAGCTACTCCGGGACGAACCTTAGCGCCACAATCACTGTGGCTGGCCCAGTAGTCGAACAAGCAATTTGGGATAGCGAATTTTTATTGGTCACTGGTTCGCTTCCAGAGGGGGTGCTTCAAGTGCCTGGCGCTGGCTGGTACGCGAAAGGACAATCTTTTACGACTATTAAAGCCCCAGATCCATTGATTGTGAATCAGGTCAGTTATCGATTCAAGGGATGGAAAGTCAATGGGGCGATCGTCCCAGGCAATCCAGTGACGGTGGTGATGGACGGACCCAAAACAGTCATCGCTGATTACAGCAACGATATTACCGTGGTGGTAACCACCAATGTCGGATCAGGCACAAAGGTGATTGTTGATGGCGAAGAAAAAAATGCTCCATATACAGCCCAATGGATCGCAGGGACGCGACATGGCATTGGTGTCGTCAACGTTCAAAATGGTGCGCCAGGAGTCCGATATAGTTACGTCCGCTGGAGTCATGGCGGAAATCAGACCCAGGAAGTTGTCCCAACGATGAACACCACTTATATAGCTGAATTGGCGACCCAATATTATCTTGAAGTGACAGATGAACCATCTGGGATCGCGAATCCAAAAGGCACTGGTTGGTACTTGGCTGGGCAGTTGGTCATCTTGGACAGTTTGATTCAAAATAAAATTGCGGGCCAAACCAGTTATCGTTTTATTAAATGGCAAATTGATGGAGCTGATAGCCTAAAAAAATCTGTGCGGCTAATGATGAGTCAGCCGCGTCAGGCGGTGGCAGTTTATCAGAAAGGCTTTTTTATCTCAGGTAATATCACTTTTGTGGGCAGCAATCCCAAGCCATTGACCTTGGAGGTTATTGGCGCAGAAAACTTCTCAGTGCGATCGGATAGCAATGGGTATTATGTGATCGCTGGACTGGTCAATGGGGATTATACAATTCGCCCTCGTCACCCTGCCTTCAACATTGAACCGAGCCAGCGGTCTTATAAAGTCAATCGCAATTTTGAAAATGAATACTATTTTGCCTTTTATATAACTGCGATTTCATCGCCAGAAGGGCCAACTCAGTCTCCAGATCGCTTTGAATTGTATCAAAATTATCCTAATCCAGTGGCAGATGAAACCGTGATCGAATATGCTGTAAAAGGATATGTTCCGATTCGAGTCGCAGTTTATAACATCCTGGGTCAGGAGATCGCCCAACTTGTGGCAAATCGTCAGCCTGCTGGGCGCTATCGGGTGCAGTGGAATCGAACCGACAATCATGGGGCACGCGTGCCGCCGGGCATGTATTTCTATCGCATCGAAGCCCCCAATTTTGTCCAGATTCGAAAAATGATCGTGCTTTAG
- a CDS encoding FG-GAP-like repeat-containing protein, giving the protein MTKLTPSAAFLGEFYYERVGYYMENAGDVNGDGCEDFLIGTFHNRENGYDAGAAYLILGNRNNIWGMKQRLRTADARFLGKHEYDAFGYYVSGNGDANGDGYDDFLIGAPAGNELGGPNPGYAFLFLGKATADWGFDCVARDAADAYWMGSHAYDHVGQAVAMLGDINGDGFDDFLIGAPLNDDGSEESGKAYLFLGKASGWRRGADIEAAANASFICQYYKAWAGYTVSSAGDMNGDGMADFLIGAPFLDRWGGRVYLFFGRKKADWGANFDLDQADVIFQGENYGDKAGWSLASAGDVNGDGLSDILIGAYGNDHQAAQAGKVYLILGRKSNWQRIVQLNEAEASWYGERIDDQAGWSAASVPDLNYDGCDEILIGAWHNDQIGDNCGKAYLIYGKPSGWQTDQSLAGVTDYFVGEYDGDYAGYCVTGNDANGDGLGDIWISAAYNSDSQEHAGKVYLFLSERDRYDISGQIRYYSNGEPVPGVQINILGGTRSWLVSDTNGLFSQILPHHIDYYFVPCKASYSDLNSETIIAYDAALTLQVAVEKLPLDSLQWLAANADQDSFITAYDAALIARYVVGYRDSNSAVGKWVFSPTQRTIHDLAQEHHRLDFSAIVVGNVHGGWQPFMGDSLPRTLASLPLPQAQRQGKRVIIPFEIEQPMELSSLEIQLALPSDRFSVVDVQLGSMLSRFQWICNQQKSQIKLVLYSAHQTTAIGELVSLVLEPDNDSPDFDHVELIKYQINDFPSVRGMIELRSPIEPMSPKNFALHQNYPNPFNSETAIRLSVSRNCKIHLAIYNLRGDLVRLLEDKSLAPGNYQFVWNGRDQNQIPLASGVYLCRAIAGQELQTVKLIMIK; this is encoded by the coding sequence ATGACCAAGTTGACGCCTTCTGCGGCATTTTTGGGTGAATTTTATTATGAACGGGTGGGATATTACATGGAAAATGCCGGGGATGTCAACGGAGATGGGTGCGAGGACTTCCTGATCGGTACGTTTCATAATCGGGAAAATGGATATGATGCAGGAGCGGCTTACCTGATCCTGGGTAATAGAAATAATATCTGGGGGATGAAGCAGCGATTGAGGACCGCAGACGCTCGTTTTTTGGGGAAACATGAGTATGATGCGTTCGGATATTATGTTTCAGGCAATGGCGATGCGAATGGCGATGGCTATGATGATTTTTTGATTGGCGCGCCGGCTGGTAATGAATTGGGAGGGCCCAACCCCGGGTATGCGTTTCTGTTTTTGGGAAAAGCGACAGCGGATTGGGGTTTCGATTGCGTGGCGCGGGATGCCGCTGATGCCTACTGGATGGGAAGCCATGCTTACGATCATGTGGGCCAGGCTGTTGCCATGCTCGGTGACATCAATGGTGATGGTTTTGATGATTTTCTCATCGGCGCGCCATTGAACGATGACGGTTCGGAAGAGAGCGGGAAGGCCTATTTATTTTTAGGCAAGGCCTCTGGTTGGCGACGCGGCGCTGATATTGAAGCTGCTGCAAATGCCAGTTTCATCTGTCAATATTATAAAGCGTGGGCTGGCTATACAGTTTCTTCCGCTGGGGACATGAATGGGGATGGAATGGCTGATTTTTTAATTGGTGCGCCGTTTCTCGATCGATGGGGAGGCCGAGTTTACCTGTTTTTTGGCCGAAAAAAGGCCGATTGGGGTGCCAATTTCGATCTTGACCAAGCGGATGTAATTTTCCAAGGTGAAAACTACGGCGATAAAGCTGGCTGGAGCTTGGCTTCCGCTGGGGACGTCAATGGGGATGGCCTGAGCGATATCCTGATTGGAGCCTACGGAAATGATCACCAAGCAGCCCAAGCCGGAAAGGTTTATTTGATTCTGGGCCGAAAATCGAATTGGCAGCGGATCGTTCAACTGAACGAGGCAGAGGCCTCCTGGTATGGGGAAAGAATAGATGATCAAGCTGGCTGGAGTGCGGCAAGCGTCCCAGATCTAAATTATGATGGATGCGATGAAATATTGATCGGCGCGTGGCATAATGATCAAATCGGAGACAACTGCGGCAAAGCTTATTTGATCTATGGTAAGCCGAGCGGTTGGCAAACGGATCAAAGTTTGGCTGGAGTGACAGATTATTTTGTTGGTGAATATGATGGCGATTACGCTGGCTATTGTGTGACTGGCAACGATGCCAATGGCGATGGGCTGGGAGACATCTGGATTTCTGCAGCCTATAATAGCGATAGCCAGGAGCATGCGGGAAAGGTGTATTTGTTTTTAAGCGAACGCGATCGTTACGACATCAGTGGGCAAATCCGTTATTATAGCAACGGTGAACCAGTACCAGGGGTACAAATCAATATTTTGGGAGGCACCCGAAGCTGGCTCGTAAGTGATACCAATGGACTGTTTAGCCAGATATTGCCCCACCACATAGATTATTATTTCGTCCCATGCAAAGCATCTTACAGCGATTTGAATAGTGAGACCATTATCGCCTATGATGCTGCATTGACGCTGCAAGTTGCTGTCGAAAAATTGCCTTTGGATAGTTTGCAATGGCTGGCTGCCAATGCCGATCAAGACAGCTTCATCACCGCGTATGATGCAGCATTGATCGCGCGATACGTCGTTGGCTATCGAGATTCGAACTCGGCGGTTGGAAAATGGGTCTTTTCCCCGACACAACGCACCATTCACGATCTTGCCCAGGAACACCATCGATTAGATTTTTCCGCCATTGTGGTTGGCAATGTGCATGGCGGTTGGCAGCCATTCATGGGGGACTCCCTGCCGCGAACTTTGGCGAGCCTCCCATTGCCCCAAGCACAGCGCCAGGGCAAACGGGTAATCATCCCGTTCGAGATTGAACAGCCGATGGAGTTGTCTTCGCTAGAAATTCAATTAGCCTTGCCATCCGATCGGTTTTCCGTAGTAGATGTTCAGCTTGGTTCTATGTTAAGTCGTTTTCAATGGATTTGCAATCAACAAAAAAGCCAAATCAAATTAGTGCTATATTCTGCTCATCAAACCACAGCAATCGGTGAGCTGGTCAGTTTGGTACTTGAACCGGACAACGATAGCCCTGATTTCGATCATGTTGAATTGATAAAGTATCAAATCAATGACTTCCCTTCGGTTCGAGGCATGATTGAGCTTAGATCCCCGATTGAGCCCATGTCACCAAAAAATTTCGCTCTGCACCAGAACTACCCTAATCCATTCAATTCTGAAACAGCGATTCGACTATCTGTCTCTCGGAATTGTAAGATTCATTTGGCCATCTATAATTTGCGGGGCGATTTGGTGCGGCTACTGGAAGATAAGTCCCTAGCGCCAGGCAATTACCAGTTTGTCTGGAATGGAAGGGATCAAAATCAGATTCCACTTGCTTCTGGAGTCTATCTATGCCGGGCAATTGCAGGACAAGAACTACAGACGGTGAAACTCATAATGATTAAATAG
- a CDS encoding cohesin domain-containing protein → MILLFWATIAAPLLAEVTVTIPDTTAYPEDTLFVPIKLSDVTGLEVYSYEFRMKFDPKVVQFIRVDSTKTLTETWGKTWLNTESVGEIRVGNYNVTPLQNAGVLIYLGFKMLGKIDDSSQFVAQDFTFNAGQPTVELKNGSVKILHPPISVRFRSNVAVTIKILLDSHEKKLPFDTSWAYGSSHTIGTISPQYFSSDTRYSFQSWSDGKTMSHTVSPISDTTFTLFMDEEFLLTLQSRYGTPTGGGWYLRGKNATFSVDSVAQQTDSTRYVFAQWSGVGASSYSGTQRTVTIIMNSPVIESAQWTQQYYLAIRSNIGTPIGQGWHNQGDAVTISIDSLVTPIAGTRYIFSSWTGIGSGSYTGAQRKVSVTMLAPIVQKANWQTEHYLKIKSSPEQIVQFKQSGWYAKNSLVSTDKALESVSSPGIIYRFKQWKLDQKELPGNPIQVTMDTSHIAEAVYQIDSVLVNITTSIGTGSFITVDGNRHPVPYWDWWQFQSRHHIDIDSIQLAANQKTRYVFKSWSDRGARNHTVVADTGFQLIAALASQHLLRIDTHPPGLIQFAENGWYDQGSSVNIPAVPLQFDIGQEKLNFKGWYLDRHWIGGELRQILMDRPHSAIAAYKELLSVKGKILNRRGQIVPNIKVILSGAADDTVIVADGEYAFEMLSVGVYQIAPQSAGFCFEPPARSYLPLSESLFEQNFIAIDTLKPQVQLIYPNGGERLVAASTDTIKWLAADNFGIDSIRIDLSSDHGQSWLNIIKFDSSKFSSYAWTIPNLSSDRCLLRITVKDFDTNEAEDLSDGMFTITPKSAVNDDGSLVIPTTFAVHQNYPNPFNNATQIRFQLPVAAQVQIKIFNTKGQMVATIVDRNFDAGYHQIDWNGRDQFGHELSSGIYFYQIQAGEQVVMRRMVLLR, encoded by the coding sequence ATGATACTGTTATTTTGGGCTACCATAGCAGCGCCGCTATTGGCTGAAGTAACAGTGACTATTCCTGACACAACGGCGTATCCAGAAGATACTTTATTTGTTCCAATCAAATTATCCGACGTGACTGGTCTGGAAGTCTATTCCTATGAGTTTCGGATGAAATTTGATCCCAAAGTTGTTCAATTCATCCGCGTAGACTCGACCAAAACCCTGACTGAGACGTGGGGCAAAACCTGGCTCAATACCGAATCGGTCGGGGAAATCAGGGTGGGAAATTACAACGTGACGCCCCTCCAAAATGCTGGAGTGCTGATTTATCTTGGTTTTAAGATGTTGGGCAAAATTGATGATTCGAGCCAATTTGTCGCCCAGGATTTTACCTTTAATGCGGGTCAACCAACAGTCGAACTCAAAAATGGGTCGGTGAAAATCCTGCATCCTCCTATCAGCGTTCGATTTCGGTCCAATGTGGCAGTGACCATCAAAATTCTGCTCGACAGCCATGAAAAGAAGCTGCCCTTCGATACGAGCTGGGCATATGGCTCAAGTCATACGATCGGGACAATTTCTCCGCAGTACTTCTCTTCTGATACGCGTTATAGCTTTCAAAGCTGGAGCGATGGAAAAACAATGTCTCATACCGTTAGCCCAATTTCGGACACCACTTTTACGCTGTTCATGGATGAGGAATTCTTGCTAACGCTCCAATCGAGATATGGGACTCCGACCGGGGGAGGCTGGTACCTCCGCGGCAAAAACGCGACCTTTTCTGTCGATTCGGTGGCGCAACAAACCGATAGCACCCGCTACGTCTTTGCTCAATGGTCAGGGGTCGGAGCGAGCAGCTATAGCGGAACGCAACGCACAGTCACGATTATCATGAACAGCCCGGTAATAGAGAGCGCCCAATGGACTCAACAGTATTATTTAGCCATTCGATCGAATATTGGAACTCCGATTGGCCAAGGATGGCATAACCAGGGCGACGCGGTTACGATATCCATCGATTCTTTGGTTACGCCCATTGCTGGCACCCGCTATATTTTCAGTTCCTGGACAGGAATCGGATCTGGCAGTTACACCGGTGCTCAGCGGAAAGTATCGGTGACCATGCTCGCACCAATCGTTCAAAAAGCCAATTGGCAAACCGAGCATTACTTGAAAATCAAATCCTCACCAGAACAGATCGTTCAGTTCAAACAATCTGGCTGGTATGCGAAGAACAGTCTGGTATCGACCGATAAAGCGTTAGAAAGTGTAAGTTCTCCAGGAATAATTTATCGTTTCAAGCAATGGAAACTGGATCAGAAAGAGCTACCTGGGAATCCAATTCAAGTCACCATGGATACGTCGCACATAGCGGAAGCAGTCTACCAAATTGATAGCGTTTTGGTGAATATCACCACCTCCATTGGCACGGGCAGTTTCATTACCGTGGATGGCAATCGACATCCAGTGCCATATTGGGATTGGTGGCAATTTCAGTCGAGGCATCATATCGACATCGATTCCATTCAACTGGCAGCGAATCAGAAAACGCGATACGTATTCAAATCATGGAGTGATCGAGGGGCGCGAAATCATACTGTAGTCGCAGATACGGGGTTTCAATTAATTGCTGCTCTGGCTAGTCAGCACTTGCTCCGGATTGATACTCATCCTCCAGGGCTCATTCAATTTGCCGAAAATGGCTGGTATGATCAGGGGAGTTCGGTCAACATCCCGGCGGTTCCTTTGCAGTTCGATATCGGTCAGGAGAAGTTGAATTTTAAAGGATGGTACCTGGATCGACATTGGATCGGCGGGGAGCTCCGTCAAATTTTAATGGATCGACCCCATTCAGCCATTGCAGCTTACAAAGAGCTCCTATCAGTTAAAGGAAAAATTTTGAATCGCCGCGGTCAAATAGTGCCAAACATCAAAGTAATACTTTCTGGGGCTGCAGACGATACGGTGATCGTTGCAGATGGTGAATATGCGTTCGAAATGCTTTCTGTGGGAGTTTATCAGATTGCGCCGCAATCTGCTGGTTTTTGTTTCGAACCACCTGCGCGATCCTATCTGCCTTTATCCGAAAGCCTCTTCGAACAAAATTTTATTGCTATCGATACCTTAAAACCCCAGGTCCAGCTCATTTATCCCAATGGAGGGGAACGGCTGGTGGCAGCCTCGACTGATACCATCAAATGGCTGGCAGCCGACAATTTTGGGATCGATTCGATCCGCATAGATTTAAGCAGCGATCATGGGCAATCCTGGTTGAATATCATCAAATTCGATAGCTCAAAATTTTCAAGCTATGCCTGGACCATTCCGAATCTTTCCAGCGATCGTTGTCTCCTTCGCATCACGGTAAAAGATTTTGACACGAATGAGGCAGAAGACCTCAGCGATGGGATGTTTACCATCACGCCTAAATCGGCAGTGAATGATGACGGGAGCCTTGTGATACCCACAACCTTTGCGGTACACCAAAATTATCCCAATCCATTCAACAATGCAACTCAAATTCGCTTCCAACTGCCTGTTGCAGCTCAGGTTCAGATCAAAATTTTTAACACGAAGGGTCAAATGGTTGCTACCATAGTCGATCGAAATTTTGATGCTGGGTATCATCAAATTGATTGGAATGGGAGAGATCAATTTGGTCATGAGCTGTCATCGGGTATTTATTTCTATCAGATCCAAGCTGGGGAACAGGTTGTGATGCGCAGAATGGTATTATTACGCTGA
- a CDS encoding T9SS type A sorting domain-containing protein, which yields MKTIKHKLIGLGLMIFVCVRAMAQTVEVSIPDLSDSAGAVVKVPIMVNDVTGLGVLSYMCALTFDQRVLDARGYIIAGTLSDGWAAFFADSLGKARLAAAGTNVAVGSGVLAYIQFEVVGAPGSRTNLVLTDFVFNEGFPQATLRNGSFEVRAVKNRPPKADAGADILGVQAASYVKLDGSKSSDPDGDSLRYYWSSANPDVIIDTSPENPVAGFRPLEIGEYKFHLKVSDGREESAPDSVVVSVTIEAPAPLGYRFVDNFAQLLGAQGVVVDPEGKIWSGSYYTSPSSYVRVWNSDGTVPEWAPVKSGRVGNDVVSTMGNCYGLAIDKEGNVYYSNATEHVVLKFDYQTGAPLGGIRLSKGSPTMGVDHNGYLYVGTVVGDTVWIYDKDFHLINRVYVEYIGREVEVAPDGSVIYVGQFDGTVRRFQGSPTTGYHRIEDLPGPFTTADGPGVTSDIGFDMHGRLWVTEEHTTYPQRDFIHIYSPDLKFRESFTYSDDHPWDRPRGVGFDHNLGDSLIYIVDFEAKNPFIQRWAIPGTELPPIFHTIRQVAEVDDNGFPSLSNKNVKVRGIVTVAGEFGPSGPSYLQDAADSAGVAIYDARSILPDSVKIGDEIMVVGKVGFYNGLTEIDPVKDFRILSSGHTIVPRKITCADLAERVGERFQSQLVIIEQVHTNVTVFPSNQNVTISDRTGFAVMRIDKDTDIPGAEVRADSFSVVGVITQYDPQSPYWGGYQIMPRSRRDLAKATNIQMLSEQSVPKQFALYQNYPNPFNAQTMIKYDLPKDCRATLEIFNVLGQKVRTLVDGYQKAGTKSAYWDGQNQNGHRAAAGTYIYLLSAGDFQRSRRMILLP from the coding sequence ATGAAAACTATCAAACACAAGCTAATTGGACTCGGGTTAATGATATTTGTATGCGTTCGTGCAATGGCTCAGACGGTAGAGGTATCAATCCCCGACCTGTCGGACAGCGCTGGTGCTGTGGTCAAGGTGCCAATTATGGTGAACGATGTGACTGGGTTGGGCGTGCTTTCTTATATGTGTGCCCTGACATTTGACCAGCGAGTATTAGATGCGAGAGGATATATCATTGCTGGTACACTTTCTGACGGCTGGGCCGCGTTTTTTGCCGATAGTTTAGGGAAAGCTCGGTTGGCGGCCGCAGGAACGAACGTAGCGGTTGGCAGCGGCGTGCTGGCCTATATTCAATTCGAGGTTGTTGGTGCCCCTGGGAGCAGGACCAATCTGGTTCTGACGGATTTCGTGTTTAATGAAGGATTTCCTCAGGCAACACTTCGCAACGGTTCATTCGAAGTGAGAGCCGTGAAAAACCGTCCGCCGAAGGCCGATGCCGGGGCTGATATTCTTGGGGTTCAGGCTGCCAGTTACGTGAAATTGGATGGTTCAAAATCATCTGATCCAGATGGCGATTCTCTGCGCTATTATTGGAGCAGCGCCAATCCTGACGTCATTATTGACACCTCGCCAGAAAATCCAGTCGCTGGTTTCCGTCCCCTGGAGATCGGTGAATACAAATTTCATTTAAAGGTAAGTGATGGTCGTGAGGAGAGCGCGCCAGATAGTGTCGTTGTCTCTGTAACGATCGAAGCGCCAGCGCCATTGGGCTATCGATTTGTGGATAACTTCGCGCAGCTCTTGGGGGCGCAGGGTGTTGTTGTGGATCCTGAAGGCAAAATATGGTCCGGCTCATATTATACAAGCCCCAGCTCTTATGTCCGGGTCTGGAATTCAGATGGAACTGTTCCCGAATGGGCGCCAGTCAAATCTGGCCGCGTCGGGAATGATGTGGTGAGCACCATGGGTAATTGCTATGGTTTAGCCATCGACAAAGAAGGGAATGTCTATTACAGCAATGCCACCGAGCATGTTGTGCTGAAGTTCGACTATCAGACTGGTGCGCCTCTGGGCGGGATTCGATTGTCCAAAGGGAGTCCCACAATGGGAGTCGACCATAACGGTTACCTTTATGTAGGGACCGTAGTCGGCGATACCGTATGGATTTATGATAAAGATTTTCATTTGATCAATCGGGTTTATGTGGAATATATCGGCCGGGAGGTGGAGGTCGCTCCCGATGGGAGCGTCATCTATGTGGGGCAGTTCGATGGCACCGTAAGACGATTTCAGGGCAGCCCGACGACTGGCTATCACCGCATCGAAGATCTTCCTGGACCATTTACAACTGCCGATGGGCCAGGGGTGACGAGCGATATCGGATTCGATATGCATGGTCGTCTTTGGGTGACCGAAGAACATACAACCTACCCTCAGCGCGATTTCATTCACATTTACAGCCCAGATCTCAAATTTCGCGAGAGCTTTACATATTCCGATGATCATCCCTGGGATCGGCCGCGCGGGGTGGGATTCGATCATAATTTAGGAGATTCGCTGATCTATATTGTGGATTTTGAGGCCAAAAATCCGTTCATCCAGCGCTGGGCGATCCCTGGCACCGAGCTCCCCCCAATATTTCATACCATTCGACAAGTGGCTGAGGTGGATGATAATGGATTTCCATCTTTATCGAACAAAAACGTCAAGGTTCGCGGCATCGTGACCGTGGCTGGGGAATTCGGGCCCTCTGGGCCGTCGTACCTTCAAGACGCAGCCGACAGTGCTGGCGTCGCTATCTACGATGCACGATCAATTCTGCCAGATTCTGTGAAAATAGGCGATGAAATCATGGTGGTAGGTAAAGTTGGTTTCTACAATGGGCTCACCGAAATCGATCCTGTCAAAGATTTTCGCATCCTATCGTCTGGGCATACCATCGTACCACGAAAAATCACTTGCGCCGATTTAGCTGAACGGGTTGGCGAGCGGTTTCAATCGCAATTGGTCATTATCGAACAGGTCCATACTAATGTGACGGTTTTTCCCAGCAACCAGAATGTCACCATTAGCGATCGGACCGGATTCGCTGTCATGAGGATCGATAAAGACACCGATATTCCTGGGGCTGAGGTTCGGGCAGACTCGTTCAGTGTGGTGGGCGTGATCACGCAATACGATCCGCAATCTCCCTACTGGGGAGGATATCAAATTATGCCGCGCTCCCGGCGCGATTTGGCCAAAGCGACGAATATTCAAATGCTCAGCGAACAATCTGTGCCGAAGCAATTCGCTCTGTATCAAAATTATCCCAATCCATTTAATGCCCAGACGATGATCAAATATGATCTGCCAAAAGATTGTCGCGCGACTCTGGAAATATTCAACGTACTGGGACAAAAGGTGAGAACCCTGGTTGATGGCTACCAGAAAGCCGGGACGAAAAGCGCATATTGGGACGGCCAAAATCAGAATGGTCATCGCGCCGCTGCTGGAACATACATTTATCTGCTAAGTGCTGGAGATTTTCAGCGATCGAGACGAATGATTTTGCTTCCATGA